A window from Thiomonas sp. FB-Cd encodes these proteins:
- a CDS encoding bifunctional 3-phosphoshikimate 1-carboxyvinyltransferase/cytidylate kinase, whose amino-acid sequence MISSDHIDLPPLIGAGGTARLPGSKSISNRVLLLAALAEGETCITGLLDSDDTRVMLSALHALGVKVVRQGTNAIVHGCGGRLPVDRADLFMGNAGTAIRPLTAALALLGGTYTLRGVPRMHERPIGDLVDALRAINCSIDYLENPGYPPLAIHMGSPNVDAPIRVRGDVSSQFLTALLLALPLVSQQHDVVVEVVGTLISRPYVHITLALLARFGVRVENQRWQRFIVPTGSRYASPGRMTVEGDASSASYFLAAGVLGSLHGHGAAVRVEGVDAHSIQGDVEFARVLERLGAQVEWGDGFISTHGLKPAHKRLAGGSIDCVAIPDAAMTLAITALFADAPTLLTGIGSWRVKETDRIAAMSAELTKIGARVEAGADWLRVHPLPEGQWHSASIGTYDDHRMAMCFSLASFGPADIRILDPGCVSKTFPDYFQTFASIARPVPVIAIDGPTASGKGTVASKVAGVLGFHYLDSGALYRTTALLALRQDIKLDDEPRLSELALRLPIRCEGSQVWVGPENVSTAIRTEKVGRAASSLASLPGVRQALLALQHSLRRAPGLVADGRDMGTEVFPDARLKVFLTADAQARAERRYKQLISQGISTTMLNVLRDLEARDARDSKRSVAALKPAQDAVPFNTSTLDVDQTVGQVLEWWRQRS is encoded by the coding sequence ATGATATCGTCTGACCATATAGACCTGCCGCCGCTCATCGGTGCTGGCGGCACAGCCCGGTTGCCTGGATCCAAGAGCATTTCCAACCGCGTGCTGCTCCTTGCAGCGCTTGCAGAGGGTGAAACCTGCATCACGGGGCTGTTGGACTCCGATGACACGCGGGTGATGCTCTCGGCGCTGCACGCCCTGGGCGTCAAGGTGGTCAGGCAAGGTACGAACGCCATCGTGCACGGTTGCGGGGGGCGTCTGCCGGTGGATCGGGCCGATCTGTTCATGGGCAATGCTGGTACGGCCATACGTCCGCTCACTGCAGCGCTTGCACTGCTTGGTGGCACGTATACCCTGCGCGGTGTGCCCCGCATGCACGAACGCCCCATCGGCGATCTGGTCGACGCGCTACGCGCCATCAACTGCTCCATTGACTACCTCGAAAACCCGGGCTACCCGCCACTTGCCATCCATATGGGCAGTCCGAACGTGGACGCACCGATCCGGGTTCGCGGCGACGTGTCCAGCCAGTTCCTCACGGCCTTGCTGTTGGCACTACCCCTGGTTTCGCAGCAGCACGATGTAGTGGTCGAAGTCGTGGGTACGCTCATTTCGCGGCCGTACGTCCATATCACCCTGGCACTGCTTGCCCGCTTCGGGGTGCGGGTCGAAAACCAGCGATGGCAGCGCTTCATCGTTCCGACTGGTAGCCGCTATGCCAGCCCGGGACGTATGACTGTGGAGGGTGATGCGTCATCAGCCTCGTATTTTCTCGCCGCAGGTGTGCTCGGCAGCCTGCACGGACACGGCGCGGCGGTACGTGTGGAGGGGGTGGACGCGCATAGCATCCAGGGCGATGTGGAGTTTGCACGCGTGCTCGAACGCTTGGGCGCCCAAGTGGAATGGGGAGACGGTTTCATCTCCACCCATGGACTGAAGCCAGCGCACAAGCGCTTGGCGGGCGGAAGTATCGACTGCGTCGCCATTCCCGATGCAGCGATGACCCTGGCGATCACCGCCTTATTTGCTGATGCGCCCACCTTGCTCACCGGCATTGGCAGCTGGCGGGTGAAAGAAACCGACCGCATTGCCGCGATGAGCGCTGAATTGACCAAGATTGGCGCCCGCGTCGAAGCCGGAGCCGACTGGCTGCGGGTCCATCCGCTGCCTGAGGGCCAATGGCACAGCGCCTCCATCGGCACCTATGACGACCATCGCATGGCCATGTGCTTTTCGCTGGCTAGCTTTGGCCCAGCGGACATTCGCATCCTCGACCCGGGCTGTGTGTCCAAGACCTTTCCCGACTATTTCCAGACCTTTGCCTCCATCGCACGCCCGGTTCCCGTAATCGCCATTGACGGACCTACCGCTTCGGGCAAAGGCACGGTAGCTTCCAAAGTGGCCGGAGTGCTCGGTTTTCACTATCTCGACTCCGGCGCTCTATACCGGACAACAGCTCTGCTGGCGCTGCGCCAGGACATCAAGCTTGATGACGAACCACGGCTGAGCGAACTGGCTTTGCGCTTGCCTATACGCTGCGAGGGCAGCCAGGTCTGGGTCGGACCAGAGAACGTCAGTACTGCAATTCGCACCGAGAAAGTCGGCCGGGCCGCCTCGTCGCTGGCTTCGCTGCCCGGGGTAAGGCAGGCGCTGCTCGCGCTTCAGCACAGTCTGCGCCGCGCACCGGGCTTGGTTGCGGATGGTCGGGATATGGGCACCGAGGTGTTCCCAGATGCCAGGCTAAAGGTGTTTCTCACGGCAGACGCGCAAGCCCGCGCTGAGCGCAGGTATAAGCAATTGATTTCGCAAGGCATTTCAACTACAATGTTGAATGTCCTGCGCGACCTTGAGGCGCGCGACGCGCGTGACAGCAAACGCAGCGTTGCCGCTCTCAAGCCGGCGCAAGACGCGGTGCCATTCAACACCTCCACGCTTGATGTCGATCAGACCGTGGGTCAGGTGTTGGAGTGGTGGCGTCAACGTTCCTGA
- a CDS encoding prephenate dehydrogenase/arogenate dehydrogenase family protein, producing the protein MDTLIGSYADSDTPPPTQFKRLAILGLGLLGGSFALAAKHAGLAQEVVGYSKSPSTLKAAKAAGIIDHGADSALHAATGADLILLAVPVSAIGPMLKQIRLGVAQYALVMDVGSTKSDVAMAAQEALGEKSRQFVPCHPIAGSENSGLQYARSALFDGRRVVITPMVENPERFVEVATQIWEAVGGVVSVMSPQDHDAAFAAVSHLPHLLAFAYVYAIARQSKGGSYLQLAGPGFRDFTRIAASDPTMWRDIFQTNGAEVLEQLQLFKQAIAGFEAQMRQGNWSVLESLIRQASQSRKDWASPSPADDIV; encoded by the coding sequence ATGGATACGCTTATCGGCTCCTACGCCGACTCTGACACTCCGCCGCCGACGCAATTCAAGCGTTTGGCCATTCTGGGCCTAGGCCTTTTGGGCGGCTCGTTCGCACTGGCGGCGAAGCATGCAGGACTGGCACAGGAGGTGGTGGGATACAGCAAGTCACCGTCGACCCTCAAAGCCGCCAAGGCCGCAGGCATCATCGATCACGGCGCGGATTCCGCCTTGCACGCAGCAACGGGGGCCGATCTCATCTTGCTAGCCGTTCCGGTGTCCGCCATCGGACCGATGCTCAAACAAATCCGGCTTGGGGTGGCGCAGTACGCGCTGGTAATGGACGTCGGCAGCACCAAGAGCGATGTGGCGATGGCTGCACAGGAGGCGCTGGGAGAGAAGAGCCGCCAGTTCGTGCCTTGCCATCCGATCGCCGGAAGCGAGAACAGCGGATTGCAGTACGCGAGATCTGCGTTGTTCGATGGCAGGCGTGTGGTCATTACGCCCATGGTCGAGAATCCGGAGCGTTTCGTCGAGGTCGCCACCCAAATCTGGGAGGCAGTGGGAGGCGTGGTTTCGGTCATGAGCCCGCAAGACCATGACGCAGCTTTCGCCGCAGTCAGCCATCTGCCCCATCTTTTGGCGTTCGCTTATGTGTATGCCATCGCGCGCCAGTCCAAGGGTGGTAGCTACTTGCAACTCGCGGGGCCCGGCTTTCGCGATTTCACGCGCATCGCCGCGAGTGACCCGACGATGTGGCGCGACATTTTCCAGACCAATGGGGCTGAAGTACTGGAGCAATTGCAGTTGTTCAAGCAAGCGATCGCCGGATTCGAGGCGCAAATGCGCCAAGGCAATTGGAGCGTGCTCGAGTCTTTGATTCGTCAAGCCAGTCAATCGCGCAAGGATTGGGCCTCACCCTCACCCGCCGATGATATCGTCTGA
- the hisC gene encoding histidinol-phosphate transaminase, translating into MSSTTNARPQWGTEYVRTISPYVGGRPIGQVAREIGMDEANIVKLASNENPLGMSSKARQAVVDALGETARYPDNDGYALRQALATHLRVPADWIILGHGSSDILEMAARALLSEADSCVYSQYSFIVYALAVQQAGARHHVVPAKSYGHDLPAMAAAIERDTRLVYVANPNNPTGTLASHDAIAAFMKQVPANVVVVLDEAYIEYIDPALRTDSIALLREHPNLVVSRTFSKAYGLAGLRLGYAAAQPALADVLNRVRSAFNTSTVAQAAAIASLKDQDFLDRSVDTNRRGMAQLTQAFDAMGLRYIPSYGNFVLVRVGDDDQAGARVNAELLNKGVIVRPVANYGLGSWLRISVGTQAENARCISALQVALTTV; encoded by the coding sequence ATGTCATCCACCACAAACGCGCGCCCGCAATGGGGCACAGAGTATGTCCGCACGATATCACCCTACGTGGGGGGGCGCCCGATCGGGCAAGTGGCCCGTGAGATTGGCATGGATGAGGCGAATATCGTCAAGCTTGCCTCGAACGAGAATCCGCTGGGCATGTCGTCCAAGGCCCGACAAGCCGTCGTCGACGCCCTGGGCGAAACTGCACGCTACCCCGACAACGACGGTTACGCTTTGCGTCAGGCGCTCGCAACGCATCTGCGCGTGCCGGCTGACTGGATCATCCTGGGTCACGGCTCCAGCGACATTCTCGAGATGGCAGCGCGTGCCCTGCTGAGCGAGGCGGACTCGTGCGTGTACTCGCAATACAGCTTCATCGTCTACGCCCTTGCGGTGCAGCAGGCTGGCGCGCGTCATCACGTGGTGCCGGCAAAGAGCTACGGCCATGATTTGCCCGCGATGGCAGCCGCCATTGAGCGCGATACGCGGCTCGTGTACGTGGCCAATCCAAACAACCCCACAGGCACGCTGGCCTCGCATGACGCCATCGCCGCATTCATGAAGCAGGTCCCCGCCAACGTGGTCGTGGTACTCGACGAGGCCTATATCGAATATATTGATCCGGCTTTGCGCACGGACAGCATCGCACTGCTGCGCGAGCATCCGAACCTGGTGGTGTCCCGCACGTTCTCCAAGGCCTACGGCTTGGCGGGCCTACGCCTAGGCTATGCGGCCGCACAGCCCGCCCTGGCCGATGTGCTCAACCGCGTGCGCTCAGCGTTCAACACAAGCACCGTGGCGCAGGCCGCGGCAATTGCCAGCCTGAAGGATCAAGATTTTCTCGATCGATCCGTCGACACCAATCGTAGGGGCATGGCCCAATTGACACAGGCTTTTGACGCGATGGGTCTGCGCTACATCCCCTCCTATGGCAATTTTGTGCTGGTGCGTGTGGGCGACGACGACCAGGCGGGCGCGCGCGTCAACGCCGAATTGCTCAACAAGGGCGTGATCGTGCGTCCCGTCGCCAATTATGGATTGGGTTCGTGGTTGCGCATTTCCGTGGGCACGCAGGCCGAGAACGCCCGCTGCATCAGCGCGTTGCAAGTGGCCCTCACTACAGTTTGA